AGTTCGTACTCTCGACGCCCTTATAAACTCGATCTCCTCATTCAACTCTTGGGATGGGACCTTATTTTTGGTTGGTTTAGGTCTCATGGAATTCAGACAATTGTTGTTGAGAAAATCAGCTTTGGCTGTGCCATTccttattttctttaaatttctgcTGTTGACACTATGTAGAATAATTGATGTGTAGCTATTGtcctattttcattttttgtatcATCTTTCATTTAATCCAACAACATAATTTTTGTGGATCGACTTCCTAATTGATAATGTTTATTTGAGTAGATTCCTAATTAATGAAGTTAGGACTTCTAATTTGTCCTATATATAAAGTTAATTGTCTAACAATGCAGTAGCTATAGAAAACTGAAGAAATTAGATTGTTCTATTAAATTTTTGTATAGAATAGAGGATGTAAAAATATAGAAGAAATTTGGATTATTATATTAAAGTTTTCTACAGGGGATGTAAAAATATAGGAGTCTCTCTGTAAAAAATATAGGACTCCCTCTCTCAAATTTGACTAATTTCTCGTTAAAATTTATGTCGTctacaaatgaaattattttttttagaatgagGAAGTATTCGTTATTTCAAGTTATGAATCAAATAAATTACTACTCCTTTTTTccatttataattatttttggatGGAGCAATGGTAAGTAAAATTATTACAATGGCTCTATCCATCATTAAAGAACTAATTTGTCATTTTAGGTATTTCACCATTTTAAGAAAGAGAAATTATTTATACAGACTCCATATTCAACTAACATTTTTACATAAGAatccattataaaactaatacgaAGTATAAAAAAtggtcacatttcacttttttttttctcaataaaatcaaataaatttttaaacttGCACCTAATCAAAATGATTCTTTAAATAGTAAATGAAGagagtactattatttattcaTAAAGAAACGATATAGTTTATGtgaaaaatatatactcctactatttaGACAATCAAATATGTTAGATGTGAGATATttataaacaaattcaaatataaTAGTCTCAACAAACGAAAAATTAACCGAACTGCGCGACTTTATCAATTGTCAATCACTTGTTAATTATGGGAGGGGGTATTACGGGATTACCCCATAGTATCAGTACTTAATTGCAATATCCAAATCTAAAGCAACCATAAAaaatttatcatcatcatcatcattttgatttttgcaTAGCCAAATTATACGAATTCCGTAACGCAATCTCCTTCAAATTTGGGAAAATTTCTATCctcagaaaccctaatttagaaaatCAGGAGATAGAAGACATGGTTGGCCACGTTTCAATGGAAATGGCGAAGACGGTGATTGAGGTAGCTGACGTGGCGTGGACCGCCGTCGAGAgctgccaccaccaccgccaccacgaCGCTCCGAAGCAATCGCCGCCAGAATCCAAAGAAGGAGCTGATTTGGATATCGAATGCACACGAGCGGAAAACGAACGCCTTCGTCTATTGCTCGAGAAAAATCTCAATCTTCTACAGGAGATATCGAGTTCACCTACTTTGATGCATAATTGCCCGTCCGATGTATGTAATCTATATTCCTTCATTTACATAATTTGAATTGGGGGAAATCAGTGATGAGTTTGTGAGaaaaattttaatgaattgcAGCTCAATGATCGGATTTTGGGTGCTGTTAAGTCAGAGAGCTTCTTAAATGAGCTTGATTTCCTCCGTCAAAACTCAACTTGCACATTTCCTTTCGATGAGCCATCAGGTTTTGCCTATTTTCTTTGTAAATTAGGGACTTATGTTTAATTTTTGGTGCTCGTGTAACTAATGTATATCTATTCCAAGTTTTATAGAATGTATGCTGAATAGTTCTCCTAGTGTTTCTGGTTCAACATGATAGTATGTTTCTTGATTCTCTCTCTGCAACTGTTGAAAATTTGCGATTCGTTTAGATATCAGTGGCATGTAGGAGTATGATATATCTGCGCAAAATCTGTAGTGATATGGAGTGGAGATGCTAGTCTTGCTCTGGAAGAGTATACGTATTTAAATTGATGCGTCTTCTTTCCCTTTTCGAAATGTAATCAGGCGCGGATTTGGAGAAAGCTGAGGTATTGATAAAAATGGATCACGATGAACCAAGCTGGTGGGTGTGGGTCTCCGATGATATGGTCCATAAAAACACTGAAGAGAAGAGTGGAATCGACAATgaaaattatgtaattgtaactGAGGAGCATGTGGTGGATGGAATCGCTACCTTTTTGGCTAGATGCATATTGGCGAATCCAAAATCTGTGGTTTGTTAACCCAACGTTGTTCCACTTTTCCTTTTATGACTCTGCATATTGATTAGCCTCACAATTAATGCTCTTGTTTCTGGCAATGCAGAATTTGACTCCTTCAGAGCTACAGAAAGGTAGGATCATTTTCCCGATTCTGATAGCAATTTGATGCAATTATACGCACAATCACACATACACAATagtattatgtattttatatctTGCAGCCATGATGAAAGCGCTGAAAGGCATGAATAAATTTGAGAAAATGCTAGACATTTGGCACGCGGGGATGTTATTTTACACCCTAGCCATGTGGGGTGTTACACTAGCGAGGTAAGCTCCGTACTTCAAAGACCAGTTTTGCTGTCAATTAAATTCATTGTGTGTATCAACCTTGTGAAACTTATGAGATTCTGGAACATCCGAATTAGTAACTTGCACTAATGTCTAGCTCAGAGTTTGATCCTTTGAGCAGTCCAGGCTTTTCTAACTCCCACACAGCTTTGATTTGGCTAGTCTCGTTTTACATGAATGCTAACATACCAAAGCATGTGATTTTAATTGATGAGGATAGTATTTCATCGTGATAATTTTCGATAATGATTCTCCATTAGGTTAGCAAACAACAGTTTAGATGTTTTTGTTCATTCATTTTATGATCGTTTCCCACATTTCATTTGATTAATTGAAAGAGATTCTTATTTTTAGATGCAAGTTATCACTGCAAATTTACATTGAAGAAGTATTAATATCGATCTTCTTTCATAGCAACCTCCATGGTTTTCATTCTATCGTACTTAGAAGGAACCAAACTGACCGCTTAAGTAATTTGAAGCGTAAAAAtgtgttttctttctctcctGGCTCATGATCTTATTCACCTTTTCTTGAGTTGTACAGAGAGTAAGTCGATCTTATCAATTGCAATTTCATTGTGCAGTTTATACCAAGGTCGTGCTATTCTGAGACTCGCTGCACTTGGGGTTCACCACTCGAGCAAAGCAGCTCTGAAGATCCTGTAAGAATTGGACATATGCCGATTGTAATGATTTTACTTTCTTCAAATGTACATGTGTAAAAAATGGTTGCAAGAATTGGATTGCTCTTGTAGTCTTGTGTATGTtcctattatttgttctcttcATGTTTAACTTCTGTAAATATCTACTTGCTGTTGTTCATACCATCAAATGTACATAAAGTGTGCACAAATTGATGAAATTTTAGACTCCATCTCCATGATTATGCTGTCTGAAAATACGagttttttttcccattaacaATATAATTACTATAATTGTTATGAGAGATTAATTGCTGtaagaaaatgacaaaataggaAAACATAGATTAAGGACAAAACTTGGTTTGTTGACACAAAATCAAATTACATAGCAAAAGCAGCATGAAAAACACCATACTGAACAATTGAAATCAAGTCAACCACATCTTCCACACGAGTGATTGAACATCAATTGAACACAAGTTCACTCTTCAAGGCTCTTCATGATGGGAATTAATCTTCGTTTTGAGAGTAGTTCCATTGATGTTATTGTCTGAAGCACTCATGTCTATGACCACCGGTAATTGTTGCGATTTAATGTCCTTCGCAGCAGAGTCCTCCTTCGTTTTGCCCCACACCACGCAGTACAGCCCACTCACTATGATCACTGCTCCGATCACACTGTCGATATTCAAAGTCGATATTAGTGTTGGACATGCGATAACTGTTCAACATAGATAGACAGACAGATAGATAGATACCTTCCGAGATGGAGCGTCTCGGCGAGAATGATGGCTGACAAGACAGCAGTGATGATCATGCTGAGGGGGCTAAATGATGTCACAAACACTGGACCTTTTGCCTTATTCACCACACTTTGCAAGTAATATGCTATTCCTGAGCATACAAGTCCCTGCAAATTCAATCATACACATTAATTAGCAAAAGCCTCATTTTTCAAGCCCAATTATCTTTATATCTATTCTTTGTCATTTGTTGTTAAAATTGTCAAACTTTCAAATTATGCTAGAATTTGCTCAAATTTTATCATACTCGAAATTATGGCTAACCTATGTATTGGACATATAACGTGCGCTGATGAAAtaacatataattaaattaataaataaaatgttcaCTATCCATTATCTTCATAGcaaaaatcacatattttaaggtaaaatgtaaaatacgataaaaatgattgaaatattgttcgttaaattgaaaaaataggtgaaaaaataaagaaaatgaaaaacatGATTATTGATCGTGGATGAATgtattactataaaataaagatgAACTGACCGAATATGTAGCAGCGAGCAGCCGAGCGTCAAAACCAATAGCCCAGGCGCTCGGCCTCCGCTCCATTATCGCTGCCACGATGCCACCTTCCACCGTCCCCATCAGACAAATCAACGTCGTCAACGACAGCTCGGCCGGGTACTCCTTCAACGTATTATTCTGTCCAAATATaccaaaattttatgaaatcaaattatatatttaaaactatttttttttaaatataataaaaatcaaGCATATATATATTACTTGCAAGATGAAGAAGGCGGCCCAGCCGACGATGCAGCCGAGCAGCATGATTGTGCCGGTGACCCAGTGCTGATCGGCGGCCGTGCTGGCGGCCTCGTGGTGGCCGCCGTGAGAGAAGAACAAGATGTTGATGGCGGGGCCTTTGTATAGTGTCATCAGCATTGCTCCGATCACCGTCACCGTAGTTCCGATCACTTTTGCCAAGCTGTGGACTTTTTTCAGATTCACCTTTTCCAACCTgtgacatttttttattttatattaattcatttttaaattattgttttcTGAAAAAATGGCTAAAACTTAATTTATAGACTAATTTTTGTGAACggatattatgaaaatgttacCATATCGCAACATGTATATATGAGATGGTTCATTTCAGAACTTTTCTTAAAAGCAGAACACATAACCACAAAATATATCAGTTCTTGACTTTATATTTGTTCGTGGATTTATGAATATCATTCAATATTAAGAGAATTGATATTATTTTCAACTTttaaacttttcattttaaaaaatttaatcatttattgtaAAATGTCAAATCTTGCCTAACTTCTTTAAAAAATACACCACGAGGATAATTAAGAGTTCTATCATATAAAGAGTTTTAAAGAGATGATGATTTATTTAGATTGCATTATTTATGTCGCACTGATTTaattttggagagagagagacgacaCTTGAGCCATAACTTTTTTTCTAGTTGCTTATTCtacatggaataaaataaaaaaataaaggcgaatatatattaaattgaaTATACCTGAAAACAACAGCCATAATGAAGGTGACGGCGGGGAGAATATTGACGGTCGCCGCCGCAAACGTCGCCGACGTGTACTGGATTCCGACGCCGTACAAGTTTTGGTCCAAAACTGgcctatatttattttttaattgtcaGAAATTAATCCAAATGTCATATATATGTATCCATTAGTCctatatataaatgcaacaTTAACACGAGCAATTTCATAGATTGCATTTCTACACatttaagaaaaaagaaaataatcccATTTTAGGTAGCATGCAGTGATGATATTATAAGAAggaaataagaaattaaaaattaattatgtaataaTAAGAAATTTGATGTTAATCctaaaacacaatataaatagataaatcaaTTGACATATGCACACAATTTGTAgctaaataatttaattttaatatgtactaataaaatatggatattTGAAGGGAAATTGATATTATTTCGAAGTTATGAAAGATGATATATAGGGTGTTggaaatattcttatttatgCACTTACTTATATATTATATCAAATACTAGAGTTAtagtaattaaatatattttcaattcTTTTTATTTCATGTATGATATCACGTGCGATAAATAACATATTTACCGATTTTTAGTAGAAATTGAGAAAAAAGTGTGGAGAGACAAAGAGAGAAAGCTTAATGTAACAATtaacttaaaaagaaaacaataaGTGAAATGATTTATTAGCATGTTTAAGGGCATTACTCCAAGAAACCAAGCAGCATTATCTTGAAGAATATTGATTTCGTCATCTTGGGCCTTATCTTCCTgcacataaataatataattaaacacCAAATTGATATATACgtccaaataaataattaattcaaacATAAACCGAAATCTTACTTCTCAAAATAGTATGCAAAAGGAGCAAAAAACACGGTTGCAACTGCGTGACGATAAACAACGAAAACCCAATGACTAAAACCTCTCTTGAAAGAGAGCAAGAGAACAATATGCATTCCTGCATACCCAAATTGAAGTGAAATCATAGCCAAATATGGCTTCATTTTGTTGAAAGTTTCACCAAGAACACACCCCATTTTTTGCTCAGCCATTTAATTAACTCTTTAGACTTTGTTCTCACTCTAGAAAGAACTCATGCATTGATGAACAAAAATGGGAGACTCCCTTTTTATACACACAAAAATATAGGATAAAAGGGAGGAAGCTTTGCATTATTTGAATATGTGTACACCACCTTTGCATGGTGgcactcactttccttttctttcttttttaaattattattcaccTTTTAGATTCTTATCACGTATTGAGTAGAAGTACATTTAAGCCCGTTACGGTACAATACCCTGTCATCAGTGACAGATACAAGAAACGAAACTCGTGGGTTGTAAAACGAAATCATACACCAGAAAGAGAAGGGTTGAGATGAAGGCGTAAATGACATTTGGTCAGTGATACTaagtactccccccgtccctgaaaatttgtcacctatttcctttttcgtccgtccctaaaaatttgtcacctttcacttttaccatttttggtagtggaccttacattccactaacttattcacactcacattttattataaaactaatatataaaaataggactcacatgccccaactttttcaacccactttctattacatttattaaaacccgtgccgggtcaaatggtgacgaattttgggggacggagggagtaataaagaTTCCAAGAAACCCTAGGTTCTTAAGAACaaaatttattatcaaaatcataaattGGCTTCGAAACagtttttctaattatttacatgaggtacaaaaccctaacaagtAAAGCGAATTacgaaaattaaattaaaataaaatcagaaaaatggtaaaataacgTTTTCGCCTCCCAAATGATATCCGATTGCCAAAAATGGGGTGTCAAATTTAATTCATCAGCCCGTTTCACAAGTCTCGAGTGATTTCAAGTCATTCCGAGACTATGACTTTTCCAGTCTCGAGCGAATTTCAAGTCATCTACAATCTTTCCTATATATAACTATTTCATTAGGTTACTATCGACatctataatattttattatagacGTATCAATTTTATAACAGAAATAACTCTGACGCTCAAGTCAGCACAATTACAACCAAGAAGGCCTAATTAGGTGCTCTATTAATGATGAAAAATTGACCAACACCCATACAACCTGCAACTACTAGAAATGAATTAACATTTGAAAGTGATTATGAAGAAATAATATCTTGATGGAAATGTTTTACTAGTTCTATTTGAAATTGATAAATACCAACAAGTTACCAACTGTTATACTAGTTCTATTTGTTAGACAGATTCTTATATAAGTTTCACTTCTAGAATATCTTTTAACTTGAGTGCaatatttgataaatgaaagtcATTGAtaatcaataataataaatcTTGTAAGAAATTTTTGGACCATAAAATGTTGTTAGGGTTTGGGTAGTGGATGGAAATGTGTAACTGATGATATGGTTTCCTTTTGTGGATGACGAGTGGACACTTTTTCTTGAAAATGGCTTATTAAATTATTACTTATCTTTTTCGAATTTTTCCATCACAATTCTTTCTTAATTATACATGATCAGTGGACTCTAGTATCGTCAATTTTTTAAACTTCTAACAAAAATTACGttgataaattttttaatatcataGTTGTGTAAATACTAGTacaatatatatgtgtgtgaaattttatatatgtatagaaacTAATAAATTTCTAGTACTACTAATTAGTGAATTAAGATTAATATATAGCTCGTTTATGTAGAAAGAGAGAGTAATGGATATACTATCATAGTTTCTATCACATCTTTTAGATGTATTTGGATAAGTGTGTCAATGGTACACCCAATAAAGCAACAACCaatttcaatatatattactccatatggATGGTGATGATATAAATGTCCCATACATATATTTTCGATAATTTCTGATTTTTCCTATAATTATTTTACTATCTGAATATATTCATTTTAGTTTCGTCTGACCACAACTAATACATGTCATGTcacatttttttcataaatattttaattattttccccCTCTTGTATTCTACCAAATTTGCATTAGTACCATCATAGTGGAAGGAAGGGTATAtactatagtagtactattagaTATCGTTTTCTTCAAAAAAATTGTGAAGAAGTACGTGGTcgatacatttcaataattgaTAATAAAAACGATGcgaaataaatattaataaatgtgTGAACAAAGTTGCAGGATAGGgaatggaaaataaaaataaaaaaattatgtcaATTTTCTTGAGATGGAATACATGTTGAGTTTTACAATGAATCGATGGATAGGGAATTATCCACTTTAAGCCTTACGTTGCGTGAGGAAACCTACTTGAATTATTTGGGAATACTTTTTATAATATagaatatatacaaatatacacAAACATAAATATTACGGTTCACTGAAATACCACTATTAATCACAATTAGATACTTAGATATTTTTTCTTTCGTCACAAATAAATAGTTCGTGTTGGAAAGAATTGAAAGATACCAATGAGATATATAGCAGGtcattttgtgaaaaatgttAAAAGTTGAAGACATTTGGTAGAAAACGAAAAGTGAGGATAATTTTTAAATCTGCTGAAGCATTCAAATCTTTCGCAAACTATTCAAAAAATCTTATTATATGTATTAAGCGAATTTATATTATCTTTTTTATATATCGATATTCTTGATAATTAATTGCtgagaataaataaaatgcatttTCTTTTGCACTTACGTGTACGTACTCTAATTAAAGATTCTTTAATACATAATGTGGAAAAGAATATACATGGGACCAATGAAAGCTAGCCTGATTAATTAGCTACAAATAGTTAgcacatttaaatattaatgataAAACTTTAATTGGAGTTcatgtagtagtaataaataaactATCAGTAGCTCTTTATTTTACCTTTATTTGATGTTCCATTTACACGTAATattcagaaaaaaaatgtggcagaataagagaaaaaaggggaaaGTTCTTTTTataagaatgaaataaaattggaAATAGTAGGCTACAAAAGTTGGGAGACAAAGGCAAATGAAAGAAAACTTTGGTGCTTTCTTGGTAAGATTCCAATATTGTTGAATTGTGTGGAAAGCACAAATTGAAAGCCTTTGATATCGGCACTGATCATATCCGTAGCTATTATTGATATAATCATATAATTAAAGATATTAGATAGAATATTCAATATATTTGATTATAGTTTGTTGTTTAGTCATTTTGTCTTTGGATCTTGCTTGTTCTGTGAATTTGCTATGTGATTTTTGTGATTCGCTTGAATGAGTGTGTATTCTCATTTCATTATATTgacaaaaatatactccttttgCCCCATTTTACTTGAGTcactttatttttacattcatttaaaaaaaataatactaataaatagttagtggagaaagagagagtaaaggaAGAGAGAGAATACGAACGAGAAGACTCTTTTATACATTATTCTGTCTCTTATTTACACTATCTCCattgtaattatttattatcattttctcaaaacgagtttggaaaataattaattcaagTAACGTGAGACGTATGGAGTATTTATATATAATGAAAGATACTTTTGTTTGACttatatttgaaattttagaAAACTATAGTAACCTAACATACATTTTGAATAAGTTTAGACTATTCACATGCAATAATTGACAAATCGTATATAAGTGCGATAAAGTAGAGTACAACAAAATCGTTTCAAAAGTCTCTTTAGAGAGAGTTTTGGTTAGTTAGGGTATTAACCTCTTTTAATTTGTTTCACATATTGTGATATACTGATATTTTCTATAAAGAGACGTAGGTCAAAAAAATTCATCAGATTAGCAAATACTTTTAATGTGATTAAAACCTAGGTCAAGCAGGTAGagaaatatacaaatttaacAAAAGTTTTTACCATCTTAGATATAATACTATATTTAAATCAAAAGCTCTTTTATTTTTGGGTAGACTATGCTCAGTATTTATGTAGTTCGCATTTTAGGTTGTTCAATATCTATATATTCcacattttattttctaggTAGATGGAACCTTGTAATTGTGTCGATTGAccttattagtatttgatcttAATGTTGTGATGAATTCACTACTCTCTCTTTGATGCACTAGGCTTGATGGCAGATAATGCAACGCTGCtcgttagtttttattttatagttCCGTACGAGTTTTAAATAGAACACTTGTTTCTTTAggttttttgttgttgtttatgCTCTAATATGCTTCATCACTGCTAGCTGGTCATTCTTTTAGCTTGGACATTTTGTATTATATCGAAATAAATGAAGTTGTATTGCGTGAATTAGTTAGctggagagaataaaatagaagaaaaaataaaatagacaaataaaaagataGTATTATTAAGGTTAATATTTGTCAATGAGAAAAAAGTATACTCATTTACACTGAGACATTCGAAAAACAATACATCTATTTTGTCGTGGGATAGTTGGAGTATCATATATCGACAAACATATTGTGCTGACAATGCCACTGATTTTTGTCTCAATTATAGACACTACTGGAAATTTCCTTTAGCATTTCGAGATCAAAAAGTCTCTAGatttaattgattaaaattCAACGATTCATCTATTTTTGTCGTCAAAATTTACACAATTTTATGTCTTATGTCTCACATTTTTTCAATAGTATCCACTGTTCTATTGCAATTCTGTATTACATATATTGCACACAATTCATTTTAAGTGTATAAATTTCAGATTCAATATAATGTTCATAAAGAACAACATCAAATGTGACATGTATAATAAATTTCACCAACAAAACACAATCTCaaagataaaattatagtagtatatattttaagtTTGAGTGTATAATAAATGAGTGAAGTTAATCAAGAAGCCCATGATTAAATTGATGAGGCGAATCGTTAGTGTATAATTTATAAAGATGGTATTAATTATTACAATATAACTTGAAAAGCATTTGGTCAAACCATTATCACAACAAGATAAGATCACCAACCCTACTTGTTTAGTGGTTTACAATTGACCTACATGTTTGTTCTATGTGTAAAACACTAATAAGCCATTCATATAATTTAATGCTTCAACAAAATAATATCTCAAAAGTatgctttttttttaatcaagattcattattttaattagtagtagtactatttttaaaattatatgtcCTTGTTGTATAGTGATTCTTAAGAGATAAGTTAAATGTAGGCCAATTAGGCGAGAAActggagtattttttaatttttcttatacATTAGAAATTATTATCATgatctaaaattagaaaaacaaTAGAGATATTTGAAGAGATATAatgatcaaataaaaaaaagacattaTAAAATACAAGCCATATATTTTTGTAACATTATATGACGATAAATCTataattttacaaataattttaatattaaataataaacaatAGTTTTTATCTAAATATCTTAACATAGCAACAaactaatatacatatataaactGATCATATATTCGATaattatctcttttactttcaTTTCCAACATGTAGATTAATGCAATTCAAGACATCAAAGTTATCAGTAAGATTTCTAGATGCATTAGAAAATTTATtcgagaaaataaataaatcaaaaatcCGATTCAACCGTCATCGACCAATTAttagaaatttaaaataaaaaataccacAAAAAAGGAACCACGACTTCTAAAGCTAAAAGCGCATTTACTCTAGTTTTCAATTTTTCGTCTCACGAGAAATAAAAGGAGACTAAAATCTTTTCGAGCGAGAAAGAGATATTGAAACAACAATGGCGGTCAGGATAGCA
This sequence is a window from Salvia splendens isolate huo1 chromosome 5, SspV2, whole genome shotgun sequence. Protein-coding genes within it:
- the LOC121805001 gene encoding WAT1-related protein At1g44800-like, with product MAEQKMGCVLGETFNKMKPYLAMISLQFGYAGMHIVLLLSFKRGFSHWVFVVYRHAVATVFFAPFAYYFEKKIRPKMTKSIFFKIMLLGFLEPVLDQNLYGVGIQYTSATFAAATVNILPAVTFIMAVVFRLEKVNLKKVHSLAKVIGTTVTVIGAMLMTLYKGPAINILFFSHGGHHEAASTAADQHWVTGTIMLLGCIVGWAAFFILQNNTLKEYPAELSLTTLICLMGTVEGGIVAAIMERRPSAWAIGFDARLLAATYSGLVCSGIAYYLQSVVNKAKGPVFVTSFSPLSMIITAVLSAIILAETLHLGSVIGAVIIVSGLYCVVWGKTKEDSAAKDIKSQQLPVVIDMSASDNNINGTTLKTKINSHHEEP
- the LOC121805002 gene encoding uncharacterized protein LOC121805002 encodes the protein MVGHVSMEMAKTVIEVADVAWTAVESCHHHRHHDAPKQSPPESKEGADLDIECTRAENERLRLLLEKNLNLLQEISSSPTLMHNCPSDLNDRILGAVKSESFLNELDFLRQNSTCTFPFDEPSGADLEKAEVLIKMDHDEPSWWVWVSDDMVHKNTEEKSGIDNENYVIVTEEHVVDGIATFLARCILANPKSVNLTPSELQKAMMKALKGMNKFEKMLDIWHAGMLFYTLAMWGVTLASLYQGRAILRLAALGVHHSSKAALKIL